The DNA region TTTTAAATTCCTCTTGAATTTGCGGCAGTTTTTCTTTGAGTTTTATAATATCTCGGCTCGTACTCTCAATAAAAGTTTTACGTTCCCTGATTTCGCGCAGAACCGCATCGTACTCTTTGTTATTTTTAACGGAATTCAGCCTATCATGACTTTTAGCGAGTTCGTTTTTGTGTGTTTCAAGGTCGATATTCGCCGAAGCGATATTTTTTTCAATTTTTTCCATGCTTTCTTTAGCCGCAAAAAGTTCTTTTTCTTCTTGAGCGATATTATCTTTAAGTTCTTTAAGTTTCTTTGGATATTCTAATTTTGAACTTTCAAGTTTAGCAATCTGAATATCTATTTCTTCTACGTTTAATATACTTTCCTGTACAGACATTTTAACCTCCCTTGAAAATAATAGTTTTAGGAAATGGGCGTACTAGGACTCGAACCTAGGACACACGGATTATGAGTCCGCCACTCTAACCGACTGAGTTATACGCCCTGATATCTGTTGCAATATACATTTTTTCTATACGGCGTGTCAAGTGTTTTTTTGCAGACAGGCGGTTCTTCTTTTTGACGGATGCCAATTTTTATCGTATTTGAGCGGTAAATTTTCGTCAACGATTATGCTTTTATCAAGCATTTTATCGTCGTCGAAAATAAAATATCCTGAGAATTTTTTACCGGCAAGCATAAGCGGAAGCCAAAATTTATCGTCCGCCCACATATTCTCGTATGGAATTTCACTTAATTTACACCAAAACGGCAACGCTTCGTCGGTTTCTTTGATTTCGCCGCTATATTCCTGCGAAACGAAAACGAACCCTTTGAGCGAGTAGCCGTCAGTAAAATAAAAATTCAATTCGCCCGCTTTTTTAACATTTTTCGGCGTTATGCAAACCTCTTCCCGCGTTTCGCGGACCGCCGCCTCAAAATCGCTTTCGTCAGGGTCGATTCTTCCGCCCGGCGCGTTGATTTTTCCGTTTCCAAGCCCGCGCTTTTTATGAATTAAAAGCGCTTCGTCGGTTTCTTTGTTGAAAACAAACGACAAAACCGCGTACTCCGAAAACTTTTCGTTTTCCCAATGCAAATCTTTACAAGTTTTTATTTCCACACCGCCGCCTTAGGACTCTGATTTTCACGCATACTCAAAACATTGTTTCCCGCAATTATTACGTGATCAATCAGCGGGATTTCCAACGTTTCGCCGACCGATACGATTTTTTGCGTAAGATCCCAATCCGCATTCGACGGATTCAGCGAATTTGCAGGATGGTTGTGCGCGATAATTACGCCGGCGGCTTTGACTTGCAACGCTCTGTCAAACAATTTTCGCGGCTGAATCGGACAATTCGCCGCACTCCCTTTTGCCGCTATTTCGGCTGAAATCACCGCGTTCTTTGCGTCCAGCAAGAATAAAATTAAATATTCTTCCTGTAGATTTCCAAAATTAAACGACAAATATCGGGCGATGTCGTTTTTATTTTTTATTTTGAACTCGCTTTTTGTAATTTCTTCTTTCAGACAAAATCCTTGCATGTCTCTTATAAATTTTATGAGCGAAACGCTCCTTTTCGCCAATCCGTCCGTTTCTTCAAGTTCGCGCCGCGGAGCGCTCAAAACGCCGCTTATCGATTTGTATTTTGAAATCAATTCTTTCGCTATAGGCTTTACGTCCTTTCGCGGGATTATTATCGTCAAAAATAATTCCAAAATTTCGTAATCGTGAAAGGCGTCAACGCCGCTTTTTTCGTATCTTTCGAGTATTCTGCTTCTATGTCCTTCGGCTTGCATTCAATCTTCCATCAAATTTGAAATTTCGGCTACGCTTTCTACTTTATGCGCCGCCATCCATTCTAAAATTCCCGCAAGTATCGAATTTGATATTTGCGGTTCGACAAAATTGTACGTCCCTATTTGAATCGCTTTCGCACCCGCCAAAAAATACTGAATCGCATCGTCGGCGTTTGTTATTCCGCCCATTCCTATAACGGGAATTTTGACTTTTCGGCTAATCTGATAGACCGCGCGCACGCCAATAGGACGAATCGCCGGTCCGGAGAGCCCGCCGGTTTTGTTCGCCAAAAACGGGCGGCAATTTTTTGTGTCGATAACCATTCCTACCAGAGTATTTATGCAACTTACGGCGTCAGCGCCGCCGCTTTGAGCCGCCGCGGCTATTTCGCAAATGTCGAAAACGTTAGGAGAAAGTTTTAATATCAGCGGTTTTTTTGTCAGTTTCCGTATTTTTTTTGTTATCTTTTCGACCGTTTTTGCATCCGTTCCGAAGTGCATAGCCCCTTCTTTCACATTAGGGCACGACAAATTGACTTCCAATCCCCAAATTACGTCTATATCCTGCAATTCTTCAACAAGACGGCAATATTCTTTTTCGCTTGCGCCGGCAATATTTGGAATTAACGCGCAATTTTTCACGTTATCCCGAAACCACGAAATTTTTTCCATCATAAATTTATCGACGCCGACATTCGCCAAACCTATGGCGTTGAGCATTCCGGACGGCGTTTCTACGATTCGCGGCAAAGGATTGCCCTCTTTAGATTCAAGCGTTACGGCTTTTGTGTAAAACGCTCCGATTTCGTTCAAATCGCACAACTGCGAGTATTCTTCGCCGTAACCGAACGTCCCGCTGGCGACACCTATGGGATTTTGCAGCGTTTTTTCGCCGATTTTTACCGATAAATCCATATTTCCCGCTTTCCCGCACAAAATTTTTGATAAAATAACTTTCTGCGCAAACTAAAAAGAGACAGCCTTTTCAAGCCGCCTCTTTTTTAGTTTTTTAGTCCGTTTGAAAACTCTACTTAATCAAAATCCGTTTCGTCATATTAACGCCGGAATTCGTCTTAACTTGCAGCATCATAACTTGATTTCGCGAAATCGACTGGGGCAGAGCGACGCTCGCAAAGTTTCCGTTAACCGCGACGTTTCGTTCAAACAATATCCTTCCGCGAAGGTCAAACAAAACGATATGAGCGTTGTTCGCGTTTGCAGAAAGCGACAGATTTATATTTCCGTTGACAACCGATACGCCCGCCGTTGAAACATTTTTGGCTTTGTTTCGCACAATCGGAATCCCAGGCCCCGGGTCATCTTCTTCTACAATAAGTCCGTTAATTTTTAACAATTTGATTGAACCCGTAGTCATAACCATTTCGCCAACCGGAGTAATTGAAACTCCTTCAAAAATACTTAACTGGCTCACAGAAAGAGGCGTCAGCGTTTCCCAATCGTCTTCAATGTGTTTGAAATCTGTAATTGGAATCGTTTTATTTACGTTTGTCCCAGCGACCAATTCATAATAGTATCCGCGTCCATCTTCAGTAAGTCCTATGTTGTCTTGTAACACAAGATGTATATTCTTGTTGGAAGTATAGTTAATCGTAATTCCCGTAACTCCCGTCCAATCTCCTTCTACATAAGAAGCGATTTCCGCCCATGACCATATATCTTTTTCTTCGTCGGATGTGCCAATATTCAAAGAAAACGAAATATTTCCTTCTGCTACGTTGAAGGTAACCGACGAGCCGCGATTTTCATTGTCAATCGATTCCTCCCATTCCCAAGAACCGTCGGCAAGGTCGGGAGCGTCTGTCGGTGTTACGCCGTCTTTATTAAATATTACGTTAATGCTTGCGTCTTGGGTAACGTCGTTAAACGTGTAAGTTTTTGCATTTTTGGCTTGTTCGTTACTGTTTCCGTTTATTTTAACGTCGGTAATCGAATATCCGTTGTTTGGAATAAACGACAAAGTCAAACTTTTACCGTTTTCTACATCGACCGGAGTTCCCGAATAAACCGTAGCCCCTGTCCCCTGGTTTTTAACCGTGCCGCCGCTTTGCGAATAGGTTACCGTTATCTTACGGGTGATTATTACCGGTTCCCCCCCCTTGTATCCGCCTTTCGCTTTATTGGCGGCCCAAGCGGCTTCTAACAATTGATTATTTTCGGAGGTGTTACTAATTCCGCATAAAATTTCCCAAATCATAACTCCGCCGTAACCGTTATCGTAACAGTGGTCTACTTTTGTTTTTACGCTTGCCGTGTTGTCTCCGGGTGAACCATAGAAAGCGCAGCCGATAACAAGTTTTTCTTTGCTAAAACCTGATTGTCCGCTTCCCCAATTCGCCCATGCGTCAATTAGTTCTTTAGATTTTCCGGCATCCGAGTGGGTAGGCCAATCCCACATATCGTAAGTCATTAAATGTATCGCGTCCACCGCTTGCCAAATGTCTGTCCTGACAATAGACGGATAATATCCGTTCGGCGACTCCCCTGGAAGCGCGGTAGAAATTTCTTTACCCGGAAGCGCCGCTCTTAAATCTTTCAAGAGTTGTATATAATTGTTCCAGTTACTTCCAGAAGGGTATTCCCAGTCGATATCAACACCGTCAAGACTGTTGTTATTGATATAATTTTTTATTTCATTTACAAATTTCGCTCGTTTTGTAGCATCGGAACATACTGAGACAAAAGCGTTGGTGAATTTACCATAATGTGGGTCGCCTTGATCCCATCCGCCAACCCCAACAATTGCCTTTACTCCCTTTGCATGTGCATTTGACACAAAAGTATTAACGTTTACGTATACAAATTCCGTAGTTAAACTGCCGTCGTTTTTACCCGGGTCGGGAAACAATTGAAACAATATAGCGTGAGTTAAATTGTCATATTGTGTGGCAGTCGGTTGACCTCGCCAACTTTGGAAATACCCTTTGACCGCTCCCTTTGCAAACAACGCCGTCGGCAGAATCAACACCGCCAAAACAAACAAAAACTTTTTCATAAAAATTCCTTTCGTAGAGAATTTTGATTTCACAAAAAAATATAAGAAATTTTTGAGAGTTTTTCACAAAAAAATACGAAATGGACGTAAAATCAATTTTTTTATTGCGGTTTAATTCTTTCTATTATT from Chitinispirillales bacterium includes:
- a CDS encoding 8-oxo-dGTP diphosphatase → MEIKTCKDLHWENEKFSEYAVLSFVFNKETDEALLIHKKRGLGNGKINAPGGRIDPDESDFEAAVRETREEVCITPKNVKKAGELNFYFTDGYSLKGFVFVSQEYSGEIKETDEALPFWCKLSEIPYENMWADDKFWLPLMLAGKKFSGYFIFDDDKMLDKSIIVDENLPLKYDKNWHPSKRRTACLQKNT
- a CDS encoding dihydroorotate dehydrogenase; this translates as MDLSVKIGEKTLQNPIGVASGTFGYGEEYSQLCDLNEIGAFYTKAVTLESKEGNPLPRIVETPSGMLNAIGLANVGVDKFMMEKISWFRDNVKNCALIPNIAGASEKEYCRLVEELQDIDVIWGLEVNLSCPNVKEGAMHFGTDAKTVEKITKKIRKLTKKPLILKLSPNVFDICEIAAAAQSGGADAVSCINTLVGMVIDTKNCRPFLANKTGGLSGPAIRPIGVRAVYQISRKVKIPVIGMGGITNADDAIQYFLAGAKAIQIGTYNFVEPQISNSILAGILEWMAAHKVESVAEISNLMED
- the radC gene encoding DNA repair protein RadC; translation: MQAEGHRSRILERYEKSGVDAFHDYEILELFLTIIIPRKDVKPIAKELISKYKSISGVLSAPRRELEETDGLAKRSVSLIKFIRDMQGFCLKEEITKSEFKIKNKNDIARYLSFNFGNLQEEYLILFLLDAKNAVISAEIAAKGSAANCPIQPRKLFDRALQVKAAGVIIAHNHPANSLNPSNADWDLTQKIVSVGETLEIPLIDHVIIAGNNVLSMRENQSPKAAVWK
- a CDS encoding glycoside hydrolase family 18 protein, producing MKKFLFVLAVLILPTALFAKGAVKGYFQSWRGQPTATQYDNLTHAILFQLFPDPGKNDGSLTTEFVYVNVNTFVSNAHAKGVKAIVGVGGWDQGDPHYGKFTNAFVSVCSDATKRAKFVNEIKNYINNNSLDGVDIDWEYPSGSNWNNYIQLLKDLRAALPGKEISTALPGESPNGYYPSIVRTDIWQAVDAIHLMTYDMWDWPTHSDAGKSKELIDAWANWGSGQSGFSKEKLVIGCAFYGSPGDNTASVKTKVDHCYDNGYGGVMIWEILCGISNTSENNQLLEAAWAANKAKGGYKGGEPVIITRKITVTYSQSGGTVKNQGTGATVYSGTPVDVENGKSLTLSFIPNNGYSITDVKINGNSNEQAKNAKTYTFNDVTQDASINVIFNKDGVTPTDAPDLADGSWEWEESIDNENRGSSVTFNVAEGNISFSLNIGTSDEEKDIWSWAEIASYVEGDWTGVTGITINYTSNKNIHLVLQDNIGLTEDGRGYYYELVAGTNVNKTIPITDFKHIEDDWETLTPLSVSQLSIFEGVSITPVGEMVMTTGSIKLLKINGLIVEEDDPGPGIPIVRNKAKNVSTAGVSVVNGNINLSLSANANNAHIVLFDLRGRILFERNVAVNGNFASVALPQSISRNQVMMLQVKTNSGVNMTKRILIK